From one Eucalyptus grandis isolate ANBG69807.140 chromosome 9, ASM1654582v1, whole genome shotgun sequence genomic stretch:
- the LOC120288175 gene encoding probable leucine-rich repeat receptor-like protein kinase At1g35710, whose amino-acid sequence MMSIICNMSLAVLIIIAFSCYNSIVAAPAPSKQSEASALLYSKWWSPSVIDNTTLPHCAWPGVLCDASGSIDGIRLPYGYQIGGNFSNMNFSLLSRLTSLDLSSNGLAGKIPLQICTLSRLTYLDLSFNSLTGELPPCVQNLTRLQVLWISYNHISGSIPPEVGNLERLTDLNLEFNLLNGAVPLTIGCLHNLQSLRFSSNNLSGSIPLELGNLAKTNVVDLSFNNFTGPIPSSIGNLTSLTYLYLQRNRLGGSIPLVIGNLTSLTDLYLQKNQLGGSIPLQMCTLSRVTHLDLSFNSLIGELPPYVQNLTRLQVLRISYNHISGSIPPELGNLERLTDLNLKVNLLNGAIPLTIGCLHNLQSLRFSSNNLSGSIPLELGNLAKINVVDLSLNTFTGPIPSSIGNLTSLTSLYLQRNKLGGSIPPEIGNLTSLNYLDLQGNQLGGSIPPEIGNLMSLISLNLRGNQLDGSLPPKIGNLKNLAYLDLRGNQLSGSIPPEVGNLTSMTYLYLQENKLSGCIPSQIGNLKSLVALKLHENRIHCAIPSNIGDLRDLRQLDLSSNNLVGEIPVQLGKLGWLNYLDLHNNSLSGSIPDNLKAIFPILLFSATKI is encoded by the coding sequence ATGATGAGCATAATCTGCAACATGTCCTTAGCTGTACTGATCATTATAGCTTTCTCCTGCTACAATTCAATTGTCGCAGCACCAGCACCTTCTAAACAGTCAGAGGCAAGTGCGCTTCTCTACAGCAAGTGGTGGTCTCCCTCCGTCATTGACAACACTACCTTACCTCATTGCGCGTGGCCCGGGGTATTGTGCGATGCCTCTGGGAGCATCGACGGGATTCGCTTGCCATATGGGTACCAAATAGGAGGTAATTTTAGCAACATGAACTTCTCTCTACTTTCGAGACTCACCTCTCTTGATCTCTCTTCTAACGGACTAGCCGGAAAAATCCCCCTTCAAATATGTACTCTGTCGAGGCTAACTTACCTTGACTTGTCCTTCAATTCCCTCACTGGCGAGTTGCCTCCCTGTGTCCAAAACCTCACTAGGCTTCAAGTTCTTTGGATCAGTTATAATCACATCAGTGGCTCTATCCCTCCTGAGGTGGGAAATTTGGAGAGATTGACCGACTTGAATCTCGAGTTCAATTTGCTTAATGGTGCAGTCCCACTGACTATTGGTTGCTTGCACAATTTACAATCCCTTAGATTTAGCTCAAACAATTTAAGTGGCTCTATCCCTCTTGAGCTTGGGAACCTTGCAAAAACGAATGTTGTTGATTTAAGTTTCAACAACTTCACTGGTCCCATTCCATCCTCTATAGGGAATTTGACAAGCTTGACTTATCTCTATTTGCAACGAAACAGACttggtggatctattcctctcGTAATAGGGAATTTGACGAGCTTGACCGATCTCTATTTGCAAAaaaaccaactcggtggatctattcccCTTCAAATGTGTACTCTGTCGAGGGTAACTCACCTTGACTTGTCCTTCAATTCTCTCATTGGCGAGTTACCTCCCTATGTCCAAAACCTCACTAGGCTTCAAGTTCTTCGGATCAGTTATAATCACATCAGTGGCTCTATCCCTCCTGAGTTGGGAAATTTAGAGAGATTGACCGACTTGAATCTCAAGGTCAATTTGCTTAATGGTGCAATCCCATTGACTATTGGTTGCTTGCACAATTTACAATCCCTTCGATTTAGCTCAAACAATTTAAGTGGCTCTATCCCTCTTGAACTAGGGAACCTCGCAAAAATAAATGTTGTTGATTTAAGTTTGAACACCTTCACTGGTCCCATTCCGTCCTCTATAGGGAATTTGACAAGTTTGACTTCTCTCTATTTGCAACGAAACAAACttggtggatctattcctccggaaatagggaatttgacaaGCTTGAATTATCTCGATTTGCaaggaaaccaactcggtggatctattcctccggaaatagggaatttgatgAGCTTGATTAGTCTCAATTTGCGAGGAAACCAACTCGATGgatctcttcctccaaaaatagggaatttgaagAACTTGGCTTATCTCGATTTGCGAGGAAACCAACTcagtggatctattcctccagAAGTAGGGAATTTGACGAGCATGACTTATCtctatttgcaagaaaacaaactCAGTGGATGTATTCCGTCACAAATAGGCAATTTGAAGAGCTTGGTCGCGCtgaaattacatgaaaatagaaTTCATTGTGCCATCCCATCGAACATAGGAGATTTAAGGGATCTCCGACAGCTAGATTTGAGCTCGAACAACTTGGTCGGGGAAATCCCCGTTCAACTTGGGAAACTAGGCTGGTTAAACTATCTCGATCTTCACAACAATTCTCTTTCTGGCTCCATTCCAGATAATCTCAAGGCTATCTTTCCTATCTTGCTTTTCTCGGCAACAAAGATTTGA